Part of the Bacillus mycoides genome is shown below.
GTACTTTCGCTGGAGGGCTTGCAATAAAAGATATTCCAGAGTTATTCAAGACTATTCCAACTCTATTTCAGACTACTGTTACTATTTTAGTTGTATTTTGGTTTTTTATAGGAGGGGCAGTGGGAGTAGCAAAAATAATGTCATTAATTACTGATTCAAAGCCACATGAAGGATGTAGCACGGATAGTGATTGTTTACGCAAATATGGTGATGATTCTAATGAAGAAGATGATTATCCAGAAGATAATGGTGGTAAATCCAGTCCGGGTATACATTCAGTAGATGGGTATTATCGAAAGGATGGAACATATGTTGAGCCCTATATTCGAAGCAATCCTGATGGAGACCCTAGTAATAATTTAAGACGTTAATTGATAGAAGACATTTAACGATGCTCTATGTTCATGAAACAAAAGTTAATGGCGTCATATTACTGAAATTGAAACCAAGTTGCAAGAAAAAATGGTGATTAAAACGTTAGCAAAAGAAGAAGTGCAGTATAAAACTCCTAGACAGATTCTTCTCAAGCATGTTAATCGGTATTCCGTAGTTATTCACGGTACCATTTGGGCAAATAAAGGTTGGCAATAACTTTGCAGTCATCTTGTAAACAAGATAAAGAAAGGGATTAATTTGAAATCTCGGAGAACTATCGCAAGAGAAACTAATGCTAGGGCTTCGTATACAAGTGTTATCAAAGAAAAGGAATTTCAAATCATTATTCCTGCAATGGTAGGAATGTGCAAGAGTAGAGGTGTTAATGTTTCGGATATTATGATAGATGCCCAAGAATTATTACAAGAACCCGCGATTTAATTCGCGGGTTTTATTTTTACAACGAAAAAAGAACGCCTAATGTAAGGGTTAGGGCGTTCTTTTTGTTTGTTAAATTATTGTTTCACCATGTGTGTTCGTAGGTGCAGGCGGTCTTCCATGGTCGTAAGCAGGTGCACCAGTATTACCATCAGCTATACCCCAAGGTTCCCCGTGTGTGTAAGATGGAGACCAGCCTTCTCCATGTGTATATTCAGGAGAACCGCCAGTATGACCGTGACTGTAAGCTAAATCAGGTCTTTGAGGTGACCAGGTATCGCCTATATTTACTGCTATTAGTTTTTGTTTCGTTTTTGCTATTTCATTTGTATGTCCTAATCCTAAAGATGTAATTCCTAATACGGCTAATCCAGCTATTGTTAATCCAATCTTTTTCATTACTTTAACGCCCCTTTTTCTTCATATTTTCTTCTTGCTTCATTACTCATATAAAAATACTTACTAGCTTGTACATGATTTTCTTCTTGATAGAATGCATTTGCTAAAATTTCAGTGTATTCTTGCACGCAGTCCCATAGTTTTTCTTTTTTAAAGTAAGAAATCCCTTCTAAAATTTCTTTTTCTAAAGATAATGCGGAAGTTTTATTATTTAGTTCTTTTAGAATCATAAAATGAGGTAGAAGTTCTTTATTTTCAAGTTCATTACAAATACGTAGACCGTTTTCAATCAATTCTTCGGCAAGAGTATGTTCGCCTAATTTATAATACTCACGTGCTTCTACAAAAATGGCTTTGAAATGTTTAGGTTTTTTTTTCGTCACTTCGGATACATGTCGAATTGCTAATTTTGAAAGATTTTGATTTGCGTATAACCACGCTAAGTTGTGTCTTAGTCTAAGGACTAAAGATTCTTCATCGTGTTTCCGTAGAATATCTAATGCAGAATTAAGATTAATTTCTGCTTGTTCAAATTGTCTTAAATCTATGCAAGATAGCCCGTAAACATTGTCACATGCAGCTAAATTAATTTCGTAACCTGCATGTTTAGAGAATATATCTTTAGCCTTCGTTACATATTGAATTGCCACTAGGGGTTGGTATGTTTGATAGTGGAATGAAGCAATACGATAATTAAATTCCGCAAGTTCCATTTCATTTGGTACGTACATTAAAAGTTTTTCAGCTTTTTCAAACTCATCTCTAGCTTTAGTGTAATTTGAAATCATTGCTTCGTGCATGGCTTTGAAGAAGTGATAATAATAGGATAGAAAGCTATTTTCGGGTATATCGAAGGAATTAATTTTATTAAAACTATCTTTTGTGATGCTAAGTCCATCTGTTAATACTGTATATCTAAAATTTAGTAACGAATAATATAGTGATAAGTGTTCATCTTTCTTGGTATTGGAAAGTCTATCTTCTATTTCTTGTTTTAAGTTTGTTGCTTGCATATTTTGTTGTGACAACATAGAGTGATACCATTCGTTTAGTAATTGCGTAATCTGTTTATTATCTTGTGTATGAACGTTCATGAAGTCCCCTCCCGTTTTTGAATATTCTTATAATTAAGAATAACAAAAATGTAATTCAATGGAAATGTGATTTTTATATTTCTCAACATTTATCTAACAATTTAATTTCCATGATTAGAGATTGGATATGTTAGCGAATAAGCTTTGATTGTAGATAGACAAGGTAAGGTTCCTTGTCTTTTTTGTGTTTCAGTGCCGTCATTCCATATAAATAATAATTTTTATCAATATAGTGTCACGTTTTGTGCGTGTAGAGACGAATAGACCGAGTGAGAGATAGTTCCTTTCCTGTCTTAGACATTCATAAATACAACATTTTTTGTAGTTTTGTCACAACAAACTTGAAAATATTTCTAAAAATTATGGGGGCGGCAACATGAAATTATACAAAAGAGAAAAGAAAACACATATTCAAATACAGCAGGAAGATAAGTTGGAACGAATAAAACGAATTTATAATGATAAAAAAGTAAAGCAGGTGCTTGCGGTAGAAAAGACGTGGGATAAGTATGTAATGCTTCGATTGGAAAAAGGAGAAGATGCTTTCTATATCATATTTAATGATTATTTAATAAGGTCTTTGATGCGATCTACTCTTAATAAATTTGAAAATGCATGGAAAAACAAACGGGTTTTCCGAGATGATTTTGAAAGTGTGTTTTGGGAGAAGTTATGGCGTATCTACCAAGAACATTCGTGGAATGATGAGTATTACTTATATGAAAAAATCAGAAAATCATTCGATTGTACGGGCAATAATTCTATTACTAAAAAATTGGAACAGCCTATAGTGGTGTTAAGCGTGCAATGAAAAGAATAATAGATGAATTTAAATGAATAAAAGATATTGATTCATTCGCAATCTAGTCGCTATCTGAACGAGAAAATAAGGAAGTTAAAAATAAAATATCAATTTTATTATTAGTTTATAGAAGGAAGGGGAAATCAAATCTATTTTTACGGATGGGATTTTCCCTTTTATTTATATTTCACGAGATAAGATTAATTATGAAATAAAGTTATTGAGTATGATGAAAAATAGATTTTTAGATTGGCCTGTATGACCTTTTAGAAGGTTAGTTAATAGGATTATATTTAAAGTTAATAAAATTTAACAGAGAGTCATTGCAGGCTTGTAGTGACTTTGATGGATTTTGAGTTATAAAATTTACCTTTTTTACATTAATAGTCTATTGGAGCTTCGTTACCTGTTGTGTTGTAGTATTCATCGTACATTTTGTCTAGCAGCTTCCATCTTTCCTCGTTGCTTAAATTTTGGATAGCTTCCATAATTTCTTCCGCAGTTTTTAATTCATTCAAATTTCCCACCGCCTTTTTGAAGTTCAATATCAATTATAAGCATTACTTGAAAATAAATTATCAATTTACCAATATTACATATATAATACATTTTTTGTATAATATTATTTATATAAGGTATTAAATGAGTGTAAGATGGATAAATAGAGATTTTAGTAAAAGCGTAGAAAATCATAATTATTTCTGGGGGCTTTAAGATGGAAGTATCGGTAAAGCGGTTCTGGTGCAAAAATCGCAAGACTCTTGCAAGTAATCTCCTAAACTTGGACATACTGATAGTATGACTCTAAAAAAGGTGCGTGATCAGTATGGAAAAAGAAAATTTATTTAAATGGAAGCATTATCAGCCTGAACTCATCTTATTAACAGTAAGGTGGTACCTACGGTACAATTTGAGCTTCCGTAACCTGGTGGAAATGATGGAGGAAAGAGGATTATCAATTGCTCACACAACAATTATGCGCTGGGTTCATCAATATGGACCTCAATTAGAAGAGAAAGTACGACATCATCTTAAATCAACAAATGACTCGTGGAGAGTCGATGAAACCTATATTCAAGTAAAAGGTCAATGGATGTATTTATATCGTGCAGTTGATTCAGAGGGTTATACAATTGATTTTTATCTAAGTAAATCAAGAGATAAACAAGCAGCCAAGCGTTTTTTCAAGAAAGCCTTGGCTTTTTCGTATGTTTCTAAACCTCGCGTGATAACAGTGGATAAGAACCCTGCTTATCCTGTAGCGATTCAAGAGTTGAAAGAAGAGAAACATATGCCTGAAGGCATGCAACTAAGGCAAGCTAAATATCTCAATAATATAGTGGAACAAGACCACCGGTTTATTAAAAGGCGAGTTCATTCTATGTTAGGGTTAAAGTCGTTTAAAACAGCAATTTCTATATTGAGTGGTGTTGAAGCCATGCATATGATGAAAAAAGGACAACTTGTTTTACTGGACAAGTCTGTCCAAAATCAAAAACAATTTAT
Proteins encoded:
- a CDS encoding RapH N-terminal domain-containing protein — protein: MNVHTQDNKQITQLLNEWYHSMLSQQNMQATNLKQEIEDRLSNTKKDEHLSLYYSLLNFRYTVLTDGLSITKDSFNKINSFDIPENSFLSYYYHFFKAMHEAMISNYTKARDEFEKAEKLLMYVPNEMELAEFNYRIASFHYQTYQPLVAIQYVTKAKDIFSKHAGYEINLAACDNVYGLSCIDLRQFEQAEINLNSALDILRKHDEESLVLRLRHNLAWLYANQNLSKLAIRHVSEVTKKKPKHFKAIFVEAREYYKLGEHTLAEELIENGLRICNELENKELLPHFMILKELNNKTSALSLEKEILEGISYFKKEKLWDCVQEYTEILANAFYQEENHVQASKYFYMSNEARRKYEEKGALK
- a CDS encoding IS6 family transposase, producing MEKENLFKWKHYQPELILLTVRWYLRYNLSFRNLVEMMEERGLSIAHTTIMRWVHQYGPQLEEKVRHHLKSTNDSWRVDETYIQVKGQWMYLYRAVDSEGYTIDFYLSKSRDKQAAKRFFKKALAFSYVSKPRVITVDKNPAYPVAIQELKEEKHMPEGMQLRQAKYLNNIVEQDHRFIKRRVHSMLGLKSFKTAISILSGVEAMHMMKKGQLVLLDKSVQNQKQFIHKLFGLAS